One genomic segment of Clostridium saccharoperbutylacetonicum N1-4(HMT) includes these proteins:
- the nifH gene encoding nitrogenase iron protein has translation MAEKTLRQVAIYGKGGIGKSTTTQNLTAGLAELGKNIMVVGCDPKADSTRLLLGGLAQKTVLDTLREEGEDIELDAIMKKGFKGIKCVESGGPEPGVGCAGRGIITSIGMLERLGAYTEDLDYVFYDVLGDVVCGGFAMPIREGKAKEIYIVASGEMMALYAANNISKGIQKYALKGGVRLGGIICNSRNVDRELDLLRAFAKELGTQLIHFVPRNNVVQRAEIRKKTVIEFNPEDKQADEYRELARKIEENKLFVIPKPMTQERLEEILIEYGLMDLDSEYII, from the coding sequence ATGGCAGAAAAAACATTAAGACAAGTAGCAATTTACGGTAAAGGAGGAATAGGAAAATCAACCACTACACAAAATTTAACCGCAGGACTTGCGGAATTAGGTAAAAATATAATGGTAGTAGGTTGTGACCCTAAGGCAGATTCAACAAGATTATTATTAGGAGGATTAGCTCAAAAAACAGTTTTAGATACTTTGAGAGAAGAAGGGGAAGATATAGAATTAGACGCCATAATGAAAAAAGGCTTTAAAGGAATAAAATGTGTTGAATCTGGTGGGCCAGAACCTGGAGTTGGTTGCGCAGGAAGAGGAATAATAACTTCTATTGGAATGTTGGAAAGATTGGGAGCATACACAGAGGATTTAGACTATGTGTTTTATGATGTACTTGGTGACGTAGTTTGTGGAGGTTTTGCAATGCCTATAAGAGAAGGTAAGGCAAAGGAAATATATATAGTTGCAAGTGGAGAAATGATGGCATTATATGCAGCAAATAATATATCAAAAGGAATCCAAAAGTATGCATTAAAAGGCGGAGTTAGACTTGGGGGAATTATTTGTAACAGCAGAAATGTTGATAGAGAGCTTGATCTATTAAGAGCCTTTGCAAAGGAACTTGGAACTCAATTAATACACTTTGTACCAAGAAATAATGTTGTACAAAGAGCTGAAATAAGAAAGAAAACTGTAATAGAATTTAATCCAGAAGATAAACAAGCAGATGAATATAGAGAATTAGCAAGAAAGATAGAGGAAAACAAACTATTTGTAATTCCAAAACCAATGACTCAAGAAAGACTTGAAGAAATTTTAATTGAGTATGGCTTAATGGATTTGGATTCTGAGTATATCATTTAG